The region GCGCTGTACGCGCGGTGGCAGATCACCGCCGCAGGCGGTCAGCCAGCTGAGGTTAACGAGCGGCTGGAGGGCCATTTCGTGGCCTCGCCTGTGAGAGGCGTGGCGCGGTGGAAGATGTCGAACTGTCGCCCGCGCAGACTAGTCCTTATGTTGTCGCCTACTCATCCAGGTTCTGCTGCGTGTAGAGGCGGTCGAGCGCATTGGTGATGAGTGTCCGTGCCGCTGAGCCGGTGACCGCCTGTTCTGAGAGTTGTTGGAAGGCTTTGTTGTAGAGCGCGACTTCTCGCGGTTGACTGATGCTCAGCTCAGCGGAGACCGTTTCGATGTGGACAAGTCGGTTGTCGAAGATGATGAACTGATTGGTGGGTACGCGGTACTCAGCCTGATTCGGGATGATGCCGAAGGCGACTCGTGGCAGCGACATGACGGCCAGAAGCCGGTCGAGCTGGCCAATCATGGTTTCCACGCTGCCCACCATCGTGTTCAGCGCCTGTTGGGCGAGGATGAAGTGGAACCTGTGATCACCTCGGTATAGAATGGTCTGGCGTTCCATTCGCTCGGCGACGCCGGCTTCGAGGTCGTTGGGAATGTCGTAGAATCCGATCACTCGACGCATGACTTCGCTGGCGTATTCTGCTGTTTGCAGTATTCCAGGAACGAGAACCGGTTCGTACCACCGCATCAGTTTCGTGTCGGACTCTAGCCGTCGTGAAGCGTTTTGGCGGCGTTTCGTTCCGGCGCTGAGCATGCGCCGCCATTCCACATACATCGATTCGATATTGCGGACGGCGGCAATCAGGTCAGGGATCTGCTTATCGGCCGAGGTCTGCTGGCACCAGACGCGAATGTCGTCTTCGGAGGGCGTTTGCTTGCCGTACTCGATTTTCGAGACTTTCGAGCTGTGCCAACCGGCGAGCCCTGCCAAGCCTCGGCCAGTGAGCCCCGCGTCCTTGCGAAGGTCGCGCAGCTGCTGGCCGAGTGCCTGACGTGCCTGGTGAAGGGAGTGCGTCACGAGGTCCCCGATCTAGGCGGTGACGTACTCGGTCTCCAGGTAGCGACGGTGCGGGATCGCGAGCTCCCAGGCTCGATCGCGCACCGTGCGGCAGTGGTTCACGATGACAGGATCGGTGCTGGCCGCGCCGCCGGCAAACCTGCCACCTGGCTCGAATACCGTGAACACGACGAGTTTGTCGTCGAAGAGCCAGAAGTCATCTGCCGACAACTCGTCTGGGTTGATCAGATGTCGGGGAAGCCATCGGACATCTTCTCCTGCGG is a window of Saccharopolyspora phatthalungensis DNA encoding:
- a CDS encoding helix-turn-helix domain-containing protein, yielding MTHSLHQARQALGQQLRDLRKDAGLTGRGLAGLAGWHSSKVSKIEYGKQTPSEDDIRVWCQQTSADKQIPDLIAAVRNIESMYVEWRRMLSAGTKRRQNASRRLESDTKLMRWYEPVLVPGILQTAEYASEVMRRVIGFYDIPNDLEAGVAERMERQTILYRGDHRFHFILAQQALNTMVGSVETMIGQLDRLLAVMSLPRVAFGIIPNQAEYRVPTNQFIIFDNRLVHIETVSAELSISQPREVALYNKAFQQLSEQAVTGSAARTLITNALDRLYTQQNLDE